The sequence below is a genomic window from Bdellovibrio bacteriovorus.
CGGTAGTATCGCAGCTCTTCTTCTTCCTAACATCACAGGACAGCTTGATAAGTCCAAAGTGAAAGAAGCTAAAATTCAGCTGACTCAAGTTGTGAACGCTCTTTCTATGTACTACACAGATTGTGGTCACTACCCTCAATCTTTGGAAGGTTTGGCGAAGGCCGATCCAGATTGTTCAAACTGGGGTCCTGAGCCTTACTACAAAAAAGATCTTAAAGATCCATTTGGAAATGAACTGGTTTATGAGCGCGAAGGTTCTGAATACACCTTGAAATCTTTGGGTAAAGACCGCCGTGAAGGTGGTTCTGGTAACGACAAAGACATCACTTTAGAGGATGTTCAGTAATTTCATGCGTTCGCAAAAGGGCTTCACGCTAATTGAAATCATGATCGTGCTAGCAATTCTTGGCGCGGTCGTAGCGTTGGTAGCCCCCCGTTTCGTTAAAAGAGATGGAAACATCAAAGCCGTGGCTCGGAGCTTCATTGTTCTGAGCAAGGAAATCCGCAACAAAGCCCGCCTTACAAATTCCACGTATCGCTTAGTTATCAATATGGACACGCAAGATGAAGCTTATTGGGTCGAAAGAGCCAATGGTCCTCAACCTGTTGATCCTAAGATGTACGAAGAGGCTTTAAAGAAAGACTCCGAAAAGAAAGAGGACGCCCCACCGCCCCTTTTTCAGATGGATAAATCCCTCACAAAATCAGAAAAAAAACTTCCCAGCGGCCTGCGTTTTGGCTCTGTGGAAACTATCAATATGAAGTCTCCGATTACTTCGGGGCTCGCGTATATTCACTTCTTCCCTGAAGGCTTTGTGGAAGCCGCCGCCGTGCAAATCACGAACGGAAATAATTTAACTTGGACTCTTGTTTTTAATCCTTTAACGGGTCAAGCTGATATTATAGAAAAAGCTTCTTCGTTAAAGGATGTCCAACGGTGAGAAATAAACGAGGTTTTACGCTTATTGAAACGGTGATGGCGTTAGTCATCCTGTCTTCAGGTTTGCTTTTGCTAGCAAATTCTTGGAGCGGCAGTTTCATGCGTGTTCGTAAAACCCAGCTTTCCACGGAAGTTTCAGCCCTCCTTGAACGCAAAATGGTTGAAGTGGAGATGGAATATCAAGGTAAGCCCTTAGACTCCATCCCGGAAGAAAAAGAAGACGACTTCGGTTCCGAATATCCGCAGTACTCTTGGCGCATGACTTCAAAAGAATTTGAAGTACCGGATTTTTCCGCAACTCTGACGGCGCAATCTGGCGGCGCAGACGAGCTGACATTGACGATCATGAAAACTTTGGCCGAGCACTTAGGAAAATCCATCAAAGAAGTCAAAGTCACCGTGATCTACAAAGGCGCGAAGAAGCCTTTAGAATTTTCTGCCACTCAATATTTCGTCGATTACGATAAACAATTGCCACTTCCTTCCATCCCGGGTGCCGGAGGCTAGTCATGAGAAACAATAAAGGTTTCACCATGATTGAGCTGATGATCACGGTTGCAATTCTTGCAACCCTCACCGTCTTAACGGCGCAGTCGATCACTCAGGCCATCAAAGCCAAAGGTAAGCTGCAAGATCAAATCGACGATGTGTCCCGCATGCGCGATGCTATGCGCTTGGTGGAAAGAGATATCAATTTAGCTTATCACTATCGCGATCTTGAAAAAGAGATGGAGCAGATCTTAAAGAAGAAAAACTCCACGAATGCTAATGGCGGTGGCAACGGTGGGATGGACCCGTCTGTGATTCCCGATCCTAACCAAGATCCCAACAACCGCCGTGAAGTCCCTCGCCGCGATCCCGCAACTCACTTTGTCGGCAACGGCGAAAGTTTAAATCTAGTGACGATGAACAATGCGCGCACCACTCGCAATACCGCCCAAGCCGATTTTCTTGAAGTCGGTTATTCCGTGAAAGACTGCAAAAACTTGCGCAATGATTCCACGTCATCAAAATGTTTGTGGAGACGAAGCACGCCCTATGTGGATCTTGATGTCACTAAAGGCGGCGACGAAGTCGTTCTTCTAGAAAACGTCTCTGAATTCAAACTTCGCTACATGGGTAAAGGCAAGCAAGACTGGGTCAGCGATTGGCGCACCGATGCCCAAGGTGACGGCGCAACCAAAGGAAAGTTCCCGCAGGCCGTGGAAGTTTCTTTAACGGTTGAGAAAAAAGAAAAAGGCAAATCTAAAAAATACTCTATGCAAGCGATAGTCCCGATCCACTTCCCTAACAATCCTGAGGAGGCAGCAAATGCGCAAGGAAATCAAGGTTCTTGGCCGCAATCTGGCGGCGCCACTCAGTAATCAAAGGGGCGTGGCCATGATGGTGGCCGTCGCTTGTATTATGCTGATCATGTATTTCGCGATGGAAGTCTCTTATGACTCCAACGTGGAATATTTAGTGAACTCGCAAAGCTTGAATCGAGTAAAAGCCTATTACGCGGCAAAATCCGGAATGCAGTTAAGCCTTCTGCGCATCAAAATCTATCAGCAAGCACAAAGCAAATTCGGCGCGCAATTAGGCAATAGCCCCATGCTAGATCAAATCTGGAAATTTCCTTTCGCCTGGCCGATGCCCATCCCTGATGAGTTGAACGCCGTCGACAAAGATAATTTCAAAAAAATCTTTAAAGAATCTGCGATGGATTCCAGCTACATCGTCACGATTGAAGACGAAGGTTCAAAAATCGACTTGAATGATTTGAACTCTCCTTCAAAGACCTTGCAGGACATGACTAAGAAGCAGCTCTTAAACATCTTTGAACAAAAGAAACAAGAAGACGAAGAGTTCGCCCGCGAATACAGCAACGTCCGCTTTGAAGAGTTGATCAACAACATCGCCGACTGGATGAGCCCAAAATCTCAATCCCTGAACGGCGGCGACAAAAGAGCCAACTACGCCGAACTCAATCAACTGTCCCAAACCGATTACTACCCACCGAACCGCGCCTTCCGCACGATTGCTGAACTGCACATGGTTCCAGGAATGAATGATACTTTTTTTGATCTTCTTCAACCCAGAATCACCATCTACGGAATGAAGGGCATCAATCCAAATTTAGCAACCAAAGAAGTTTTAAAATCTTTAGACCCCGCAATGACCGACGAAGTCGTAGCCGAAATTATCAAACGCCGCGAAACCGAAGAAGAAGGCGGCCCCTTTAAGTGCGACCAAAACGGCGGCAGCCAAGACTTCTGGAGCTTCGTACAACAAAAAGGCATCCGCATCATGGGTAACCCCGAAGACATCCCCATGACCTGCGACACCGTCATGAACTTCAAAATCAGAAGCACAGGCGAATTCGCCGGCGCCACAAGAGAAATCACAGCAATAGTGATGGACTTGAACCGCGCCGCTACGAAAATCAAATCCTTCGTAGACAAAGAAAAACAGGATCCCAATGCCCCGCCCGAGGACCCTAACAAACCAAAAACTCCGACGGGCGGCAATAACAACGCCAACACCAATCAAGTCCAAAAAGGCCCTCCAAGAATAGTCTTCTGGCAAGAACGCTAATCACCTAGACCAACGTCCATTTTCCCTCTGAAAAATTCGCTCCCACGGCGCCGCCAAGGCGCCCAAAAAACACCGAGGACGCGACTCTTAGTTTATCGATTAGGCTTGGTGTATAGCATTTTAAATTAGCGGCCTTCGGTGGCGCCACGATGGCGCGAACCGAAGCGAAGCTTCGGCACCGACCGAGCCCGGAAGGCGTGCCGCTAACTTAAAATGCTATACACCAAGCCGAACCTCGCATAAACTAAAGTCAAGGATTCATGGAGGAATTCACGGTGAAGTCAGTAGGCATAGACATAGGCTCTAGCAGTATCAAAATTGTCGAGATGACCAGCTCGTCCAAAGGCTTTCAGGTCACTCAATTCATTGAACATGCCTTGAATATCGCTCCAGGCGCAGACCAAGAGCTTGAGGTCATCGAGTTTTTAAGAAACTTCACGGCGACTTACGATCCGAATCAAACGAAGTTTGTTTTAGCGCTTCGTCAAGATCGTGTGGCGATTCGCAATAAGTTCTTCCCGTTCAATGATCGAATTAAAATTTCCAAAAGCTTGGCTTTTGAGTTGGAAGAAGATCTTCCTTTCTCTTCTGAAAACGCCGTGTTTGATGCGAAGATCGTTCGCACGGTCGGTGGCGGCGCTGAAGTTCTGGCCTGTGCGGCTCCGAAAGTTCACGTGCAAAATTGCATTCAACGTGGCCAAGATGCCGGCATTGATCCCGCGATTGTTTCGGCAGAAGGCACAGCACTTGCGAACGTTTTTGAAAAATGGAATGAAGCTCCTCCAGCTCTTCTTCCTCCGACAATCGCTTTGAATGACGAAGACAACCGTCCCGTTCGTCATGTGCAATTGATTTTAAATATCGGTCACTCGCGCACTTTGGTCAGTGCGTTTGAAGGAAACTCTCTGATCGCGGTGCGCTCGGTTCTTTGGGGTGGTAAAAATATTGCGGAAGCGATTTCAAAAAAATACGAAATCCCTTTCTTAGAATCCATCAAAGAATTGCAGACAAAAGCTTTCATCTTAACAAACAAACAAGGTGCGACTTTTGATCAAGTCACGTTCTCAGACACGATTGCTAAAAGTGTTCGTGAGCTGGCCCGCGATCTTCAGCTTTCTATCCTGGAATTGAAGAGTGAGTTTAATGCTCAGATCGGCTCTATCGGATTAACTGGGGGTGTTTCGCAAATCCAGAACATCGGACCATTTTTAACTCAAATTTTGGAAGTTCCGGTGAATCGTGCTTCCACTTTAGATCTTATTCCCAACGTCCTCTTTGAACGCTCGGCTTACAACGGCGCTAAGGCTGGCGTGGCTTTGGGCTTAGCTATTGAAGGCTTTAAAAAGCCAAGAAACCCTCCGGTGAATTTCCTTCGCGGTGAGTTCGCGAAAGAAAATCACCAGATGAAAATGTTCTGGGAAAAATGGGGCCACACTGCAAAAGTTTTAACTGCCGCCGTTCTAGTTCTTTTTGTCTACACGTCCTTGCGTGAAAGTTTCTCTGTCAGTTTGGCGGACCGCACTCAAGAAGTTTTAAAAGATCAAGCAAAGACGGTTGCCGGACTTCGTGGAAGAAACGCCTCTGAAAATGGCATCCGCAAGTACATTCGTGACAATAAAAAACGTGCCGCAGATTTAAAAACATTGGCCAGCGTGGCTAATATGAACTCTGCTTTGGATGTGATTAAAAAGGTGAATGATGCGACTCCAGCAAAGACCGCAGTGACTTTAGATGTGCAGCAGCTTTCGGTGACAGATGCTTTAGTGCAAATGCAAGGTTATGTAAATACACCGCAAGAGGCGTCTTTACTTCAGCAGTCTTTGACGAACATCACTTCCGATGGCCAAGTACGAACTCAACGCTCTACCTTAAAACCCATGAGCGGACGTACAGCTTTTTCATTCAGCTTTAATGTCGATCGCGGAATCCAAAAGGTGACAAGATGAATTTAGACGATTTAAAGGACAGATTTATCAGTGATGCCCGTCAAACTTGGGAACGAGTCCAAGATAGCGCGGCTTACAACCAGTTGCGCGACCGTTATGAAAACATGACGCCTGTTACGCAAAAACTAACCGTCGTTGGCGTTGTCGCTTTAATCGCATTTATGATTCTTAGCATCCCCTATGGCGCCTTCAATCAGTCCCAAACTTATGTGGAAGAATTTGAAAGCAAACGCATGACGATTCGTGAACTTTTAAAAGTCAGTCGCGAATCTGCCGATGTTCCACAAATCCCGCAAGCCCCTAGCATGGATATGATTCGTAATAATATCCAAAACCAGCTCACTGCCGCAAATCTGTTGCCTGAGCAAATGAAAGGCACCGAAGTTTTGACGAATGATTCTAAAATCGTTCCGCAAAACCTGACAGAAGGCATGCTTCAGGTCAGCCTGGCGAAATTGAATATCCGCCAAGCTTTGGATTTGGGACATCAGTTTCAAAGCATCAATGCAAGCGTGAAACTAAAAGACATGGCGATGACGGCGAACGCCGAAGATCCTCGCTATTTCGATGTGACTTACAAATTGATTGCTTTAGCGGTCCCTGCTCCACCAGAACCTCCCGCTGAAGCGCCGACTCGTCCAGGTTCTCGCAATCGTAACGCCCCACCGGCGGACGAGGAGTAATCATGGAACAGTTCCGTCAGCTTCTGAAACTGATTCGCGAAAGCAAAGGCAAGATCGCCGTCATGGTGGTTTCAGCGTTTGTTTTCCTTTTCATGTTGTTTCCGTTTGATGACTTAAGTGATCTTATTTCTTCGCAAGTATCTCGTCTGACAAATAACTCTGTGTATTTGACTTTTGAACGCTTGAAGATGAGTGTCTTTCCGCAACCGGGTGTGCAAATGGATCAAGTCTACATTGAATCTCTTCGCACCCCTGCTCTTTCTGCACAAGAACTTGTGATCACTCCGTCAGTTTCTGGATTGATCGCGCAAAAACCTTACGGTCATGTTTCTGCCAAGGGCCTTTTAAAAGGCGATGTTGACTTGGTCGTGGGTAAAGGTGCGAAGTCTGACAACGGCATTGAAAGACAGAAGATTGAAGTGAAAGCGCAAAAAGTCTCTTTGCATGATTTGCGTGAGCTTGCAAACCTTCCCATTCTTTTAAAAGGTCAGTTGAACTTAGAGACGACAGCCCTTGCCGATCTTTCTTTTCAAGAACAACCGGATGTCGAGATCGACATGACGATCAGTAAGTTTGAGCTTCCTCCGTCGAATGTGAATACACCGATGGGTCCTTTGACGTTGCCGGATTTAAAACTGACTTCTGTGGAGCTTAAAGGTCGCTTGGCGGCGGGTCGCTTCGTGATCGAGACGGGAACTATTGGGAAGCCGGGCGATGAGCTTTACGGCACGATTAAAGGCAATATTGGTCTTAATATCGTGAACCGCGGAGGTTCTTTCGGTCAGCAAATTGGTGCTTATAATTTTGAAATCGATTTAAGAGCAAAGCGCAGCTTTCAAGATCGCGCCGCTTTATTCTTAGGCTTCATTGATGGCTATAAAACGCCAACGCCAGAAGGCGCTCAGTATAAATTCAAGATTTCAGCGACAAATCCCATGATGCCGCCCAGCTTCGGCGCCGCGCGTTAGTCGAGATCCGTTCCCTTCAAGTGACCCCTGCTATATTTAAACTGAGCAAGGGGTCTGCCTAAGAATTGCTCACACTCCACAGCAAATAATAGAGAGCCGAAGTCCTTATTGACTTCACTCTTAATCTGACAAAAAACCAAGTGGTCATTGGAGGGAAAATGTCTGGAGTAAATAAAGTTATTCTTGTAGGTCGTTTAGGTGCTGATCCAGAAGTGAAAGCAATCGGAAGTGGGAGCACTGTCGCTCGCCTTAACATCGCAACAAGCGAATCATGGGTGAAAGACGGTCAAAGACAAGAACGTACAGAGTGGCACCGTGTAACGGTATGGGGCAAACTTGCAGAAATCTGCGGTAAGCATCTTTCAAAAGGTCGCCAAGTTTACGTTGAAGGTAAATTGCAAACTCGTCAGTGGGAAGATCAACAAGGTCAAAAACGCTACACGACGGAGATCGTTGCTAGCACAGTTCAATTCTTGGGCTCTGCAGGTGCGGAAGCTGGCTCTGGCCGTTCTTCTTCATCTTCTGGTGGCGGTGATGATTACAATTTCCAAGATTTCGGACCAGAACCAAGTTTTGATTCGAACGACGAAATTCCGTTCTAATTTTTTAAAAAATTATTGCAGGTCAAAAGCCCCGAAGAAATATCGGGGCTTTTTATTTAGTCCAGTCTCCCCTATAATTATAGATCTATGAAGTGTGCTTTATTTACTGCATTCATGGTTCTTACTTTAAGTGGTTGTACGATCTACCGTTCGGAAGGTCGTAAGCAATTTGAATCTGAAGCTCCCGGTAAAGTTTCTACCTCTTCCAACTTCGAACTTAAAAGCTGCAAAAAAGAAAGCCGCATTGAAACTTGGTTTCATGAAGAGTTTCCGTCATCCAATTACGAAATGGTCGTGATGGAAAATGATCTGGAAATCTGGCGCACGCACCGTGGTTCTAAAGTTGAAATCAAAGCCATTCAAAAATCAGAAACCTCTGTTCATTCTTGTATTTATGAATTCGCGAATGACATCGTCTGGAACCTTTATAAAGATTCTTTTATCCGCGAGCTTGAAGACAACGTGATGACTCTTGAATAGGAAGCGCTGATGTTTGGAAGAAAGTTCTTTGCTGCACTTGTATTTTTACTAGGATGTTCTTCCGCGTTCGCCGCTTCGGTTTCCGCCGTCAAAGGACAAAAAGTTCTAATTACTCTGGACGGTGAATCCGTCATGGAAGGCGATGAGTTCTTTCTGGTAAACCCGGGCACGACAAAACGCACGGCCATCATTCGCGTCAAACAAGTTAAAGGCAATAAAGCCCTGGGCGAAATCTTAAAAGGACGTGCTGCTAGCGGATACACTCTGCAAGCCAAAGCGGCTTCGAAAATGAGTGCCGACGTCACGCCCACCGAAGAGAGCGAAGAGAACACTCCTCGTCCGACTACAAATATTTCTCGTGTATTAAAAGACTCTTACGGCATTCTCGGTGGCTATTTAATGAACTCTATGGATGCAGATGTCAGTTATAAAGATGGCTTTGGCATCACACAAAAAGCCGCCGTCAAAATGAGTGGTTCCGGTTTTGGCGTTGGTGGATTTTATGACTATGTTTTCAGCCCTTCTTTTGTGGGAAGAGGATACGCCGCCATTGAACAGTTCAATGTTGCGGGCACGGCTTCTTCTGCGGCCTGCTCTGGTTCAACAAACTGTGATGCTAAGATCAACTATCTCTCTGTGTACGGCCTTGCGAAATGGTATCCCTACATCGGGAAGTACCGTCCTTGGATCGGCGGCGGAATGGGTTATTTGTTGGCAGTTTCAAAATCCAGCACAGCCTTAAATCAGTCTCAGATTTCGACCAACTCGGTAATTACAGCGGCCTTTGGAACTGATATCCAAATGGATCGCAAAACTTATATCCCTGTCAGTCTTGAATACAATATGTTTCCTGCTTCGAGCACTGTGAAAGCCAGTCAGATTTTACTTAAAGCAGGATGGGCCTGGAATCTCTAGGCCTTTTCTTGAGGCAACCAGATCACAAAACGTGTCTTGGTCGAATTATCGTCAAGATAGAATTTACCCCCGTGAGACTGCACAATTCCTTGCGAGATGCTCAATCCCAAACCTACGCCCTTACCGACTTCTTTCGTTGTGAAAAAAGGTTCCATGATTTTAGATCGCAGATGATAAGGTACACCCGGGCCGGTGTCGGAAACAGTGATTTCAACACCACCGTTACGCAGGGACGCCTCTAAAGAGACCTTTTTTACCGGACTTACCGCCACGGCATCCATGGCATTATTCAATAAATTTAAAAGAACTTGAGAAATCTGATAAGGACGACCACGGATTTTTAAGTCCGGCTGAATTTGCGCGGCCAGCTCAACGCCTTCAGATTTAAATTTCTCGTGACAGAATGCCAAAGTGTCATCAACCAAGGACTCCACGGCAATCACTTCTTCATTTGTCAGATCCGTTTCGTGAGCATAGCTGCGCATTCCGCGAATGATCTTAGCAATCCGTTGAATCACCGATTCAATCGCATCCAATTTTTTCGTCACATCTCCATCTTGCGCCACCCCTTTTTGAGTTAGGACGCGACGAAGAACACTGACGTGACCATTGATAATAGCCAAAGGATTATTGATTTCGTGAGCGATACCTGCGGCCATCTCACCGAGTGAAGCCAAACGAGACGACGCCAGAATTTTCAGCTCTTGTTCTTTCAACAGCTTTTCTTTTTCACGCAGCTGTGTGACGTCTTCAAGAATACCTAAATAACCAGTGATACGCCCTTGCTCATCCAGAATTTTACTTAACGAAAGCACCATTGAATATCTTCGGCCCGTTTTCGAAATAATCGTCCACTCGGAAGCACGATTGTAGCCAAGCTTAAAAAAGTATTCGAAGTATTCAGGCCCTAGTTCGATGGTCTTTCCGACCTGCAAGGCCATTTTATCGCGGAAAGCGACGACTTCATTGAGGTCGTGAAAAATAGCTGGAGTTTCTTTCCCTTTCACTTCATCTGTCGAGTATTCAAGAATTCGTTCCGCCGCCGAGTTCATTTCACGAATGAACGTATTTTCATCTAAAGAGATCATCAAAAGCGGTACACTGTTCATCCCGGCTTGCTTCCACTCGAAGGCCTCTTTAGCTGCTTTTTCTGAATCACGAGCGCGCGTGAAAAAGCTCAAAGCGATTCCCAAAAGAACAGAAATACTCACCCCAAAGAAAAGAACAAGGTTGGGTAATGAAGACGTGTTTTCACGAATGATTTCAGGGGATGGGATTAATAGAATCTCCCATTCCGCTCCCATATAGTGATAGCGGGATTTTGTTTTCCAGTCGCGCGCGAAAACCGCGTCAGCCGTACCAGTGGAAAAAACTTCGTGACCATCTTCATAAATCGTCACGTGATAACCACTGAGGTCGATGATTTTTTCAAATACAGGTTTTGCTAAGAAAGCTCCACGAATGGTCCCAAGATATTTATCCTTGTTGTAGATCGGGGCAAACATCACAAAGCCTTTGCCGCCCGTTCTAAGTTCCATGAACTTAGAAAGATAAGCGCGGTGTTCACTTTCAGCAATCGCCATGCGTTCTTTCACCGCCGCATCTGTCGAAACATTGGCTTTAATAAGCTTGCTTCCTCCCCGGTCTAACGGATACACCCACTGGACGATGTGTTTTTCATCTGCCCACAGAAGACGACGCAATCCTTCAAACTCGGTGAAGTAACTTTCTGCATCCGCGTACCACATTTTTTCATTCTCGTATGCACCCGCAGCAAATCGACGAGCCATGTGCTGCAAGGCTTTTTCTAGAGGCGCAAAAATATTTGTGATATTAGCTTTAATGCTTTCTGCTTGAATCTGCACCACACGGCGATTTCTGTCTTGATCGCGCAGAATTAAAAGATGCCAAATCAAAATGGATGTCAAAATTCCCACGATAAGAACATAGGATGGCACCGAAGTACGACGGCGGGCCTCGGGTAACTGGCGGTTTTCCACGCGAAGCTGCCAAAGCATTGCAAGCGCAAGAAGCACTTGCCCGATGGAAGTATGAACCGCCATACGAGAAAAACTTCCCCAGCCGTATTCAGAATTAAAGCCAAATGCGTAACCAAAAATTCCGATCAGGGAAAATCCGATAACCAATGAAGAAACCGTCACGATAATGATGTGAGACGAAAAATCACGTTTTTTAAAAAAACGCGATAGCGAAATCATGATGAAACAAATCGCCGTGCTGATCGCCATGCGCCCGGAGATCACAGAGCCCACGCTCACGAAAGGATCTACAAAAAGTTTATCTATTCCTAAGCTGACACCTGTTAGGTACTGCACCAGCGTCAAACCTGATACAAGAAATACTATTGCGGAACAGGTCTTGGAAATAGTTTGATCTTTACGGTCTGAAAAAAGAAAACCTAAAGAAATTACGGCAAAACAAAAAGCCGTATTAAAAACCATCGGCGCGAAGTCGGCATGAATTTGCACGATGGTTAGATTCTTTATCCACCATCCCGTCATGACCATGAGTCCTAAAGCCAAGGTTACGAAAGCAAATATTAGGTGCAGGCGGTTTGAAATTTTATTGGATGACACGAGTGACACCAATAATACCTTTGATCTTTTGGATCTCGTAGATAGCTTGGTTGACCTGACTTGCGTCTTTCACACTGACTTCGAAATGACAGACGGCTTTTTTATCCTTAGTCGTACGGATTTGCGCGGACTGGATATTGATTCCCTGTTGCGCAAAAGCTTCTGACATCAGCTTTAAAAGACCTGGCGTATCTTGAGAAATAATTTTCAAGCGGACAATGCGCTCTTGGCCGTCACCGGCCTGTTTCACATTCCAAGTGACATCGACCTTGCGAAGTTGATCGAACTCAAAAGCCTTACGACAGTCACTACGGTGAATGGTGATACCGCGACCACGACTGATAAAGCCAACAATTGGATCTCCAGGGATAGGATGGCAACATTTTGCATAGTGAACCAGAACATCATCCATGCCATCCACACTGATCAAAGAATTCGTCTTACGCGTTTTCTGAGTCGCCGCGCGCATGACTCTTTCCATGAAAGTCGTATTTTCAGTTTTCGCCGCTTCTTTTGCGATGTTTTCTGGGGACAGTCTTTCAACTAAAATACGTGTTTCAAGCTTCCCGTAGCCGACAGTGACGTAAAGCTCATCGAGGTCCGCAATGCCATGGTCTTTCAGATATTGTTCGTAGGCCGGTCCTTTGAGGTATTTCGCCGCAGCCATACCGAACTTGCGGAATTCTTTTTCTAAAAGTTCTTTACCCAACATGATCGCGCGACGACGCTGTTCTTCTTTTACGAAGGCGCGGATTTTGGATTTGGCTTTGTTCGTGACAACAAACTTCAACCAGTCCTTGGAAGGCATCTGGGTTTTAGAAGTCATGATTTCAACAGAGTCCCCATTTTGAAGCTGATACTTCAAAGGAACCATCTTGCCATTCACGCGCGCACCGACACACTGATTTCCAAGCTCGGTATGCACGGCATAGGCAAAGTCAACCGGAGTCGCCCCTTCAGGGAACTCACGCACATCTCCGTTCGGAGTAAAGACGTAAATTTCTGTTTCAAATAAATCGGTCTTAACCGTATCGAGGAACTCATCCGAACTGCGCACATTTTGGTGCCATGTTACGAGGTCGCGCAGCCAATCTGCTTGCTGCACGTCCGAATCATCAATCAT
It includes:
- the gspG gene encoding type II secretion system major pseudopilin GspG, with the translated sequence MSLLKNRKGMTLIEIMIVLAIIGSIAALLLPNITGQLDKSKVKEAKIQLTQVVNALSMYYTDCGHYPQSLEGLAKADPDCSNWGPEPYYKKDLKDPFGNELVYEREGSEYTLKSLGKDRREGGSGNDKDITLEDVQ
- a CDS encoding pilus assembly FimT family protein, which encodes MRSQKGFTLIEIMIVLAILGAVVALVAPRFVKRDGNIKAVARSFIVLSKEIRNKARLTNSTYRLVINMDTQDEAYWVERANGPQPVDPKMYEEALKKDSEKKEDAPPPLFQMDKSLTKSEKKLPSGLRFGSVETINMKSPITSGLAYIHFFPEGFVEAAAVQITNGNNLTWTLVFNPLTGQADIIEKASSLKDVQR
- a CDS encoding prepilin-type N-terminal cleavage/methylation domain-containing protein, whose protein sequence is MRNKRGFTLIETVMALVILSSGLLLLANSWSGSFMRVRKTQLSTEVSALLERKMVEVEMEYQGKPLDSIPEEKEDDFGSEYPQYSWRMTSKEFEVPDFSATLTAQSGGADELTLTIMKTLAEHLGKSIKEVKVTVIYKGAKKPLEFSATQYFVDYDKQLPLPSIPGAGG
- a CDS encoding type II secretion system protein GspJ, with translation MRNNKGFTMIELMITVAILATLTVLTAQSITQAIKAKGKLQDQIDDVSRMRDAMRLVERDINLAYHYRDLEKEMEQILKKKNSTNANGGGNGGMDPSVIPDPNQDPNNRREVPRRDPATHFVGNGESLNLVTMNNARTTRNTAQADFLEVGYSVKDCKNLRNDSTSSKCLWRRSTPYVDLDVTKGGDEVVLLENVSEFKLRYMGKGKQDWVSDWRTDAQGDGATKGKFPQAVEVSLTVEKKEKGKSKKYSMQAIVPIHFPNNPEEAANAQGNQGSWPQSGGATQ
- a CDS encoding general secretion pathway protein GspK, which encodes MRKEIKVLGRNLAAPLSNQRGVAMMVAVACIMLIMYFAMEVSYDSNVEYLVNSQSLNRVKAYYAAKSGMQLSLLRIKIYQQAQSKFGAQLGNSPMLDQIWKFPFAWPMPIPDELNAVDKDNFKKIFKESAMDSSYIVTIEDEGSKIDLNDLNSPSKTLQDMTKKQLLNIFEQKKQEDEEFAREYSNVRFEELINNIADWMSPKSQSLNGGDKRANYAELNQLSQTDYYPPNRAFRTIAELHMVPGMNDTFFDLLQPRITIYGMKGINPNLATKEVLKSLDPAMTDEVVAEIIKRRETEEEGGPFKCDQNGGSQDFWSFVQQKGIRIMGNPEDIPMTCDTVMNFKIRSTGEFAGATREITAIVMDLNRAATKIKSFVDKEKQDPNAPPEDPNKPKTPTGGNNNANTNQVQKGPPRIVFWQER
- the pilM gene encoding pilus assembly protein PilM; this translates as MKSVGIDIGSSSIKIVEMTSSSKGFQVTQFIEHALNIAPGADQELEVIEFLRNFTATYDPNQTKFVLALRQDRVAIRNKFFPFNDRIKISKSLAFELEEDLPFSSENAVFDAKIVRTVGGGAEVLACAAPKVHVQNCIQRGQDAGIDPAIVSAEGTALANVFEKWNEAPPALLPPTIALNDEDNRPVRHVQLILNIGHSRTLVSAFEGNSLIAVRSVLWGGKNIAEAISKKYEIPFLESIKELQTKAFILTNKQGATFDQVTFSDTIAKSVRELARDLQLSILELKSEFNAQIGSIGLTGGVSQIQNIGPFLTQILEVPVNRASTLDLIPNVLFERSAYNGAKAGVALGLAIEGFKKPRNPPVNFLRGEFAKENHQMKMFWEKWGHTAKVLTAAVLVLFVYTSLRESFSVSLADRTQEVLKDQAKTVAGLRGRNASENGIRKYIRDNKKRAADLKTLASVANMNSALDVIKKVNDATPAKTAVTLDVQQLSVTDALVQMQGYVNTPQEASLLQQSLTNITSDGQVRTQRSTLKPMSGRTAFSFSFNVDRGIQKVTR
- the gspN gene encoding type II secretion system protein GspN produces the protein MEQFRQLLKLIRESKGKIAVMVVSAFVFLFMLFPFDDLSDLISSQVSRLTNNSVYLTFERLKMSVFPQPGVQMDQVYIESLRTPALSAQELVITPSVSGLIAQKPYGHVSAKGLLKGDVDLVVGKGAKSDNGIERQKIEVKAQKVSLHDLRELANLPILLKGQLNLETTALADLSFQEQPDVEIDMTISKFELPPSNVNTPMGPLTLPDLKLTSVELKGRLAAGRFVIETGTIGKPGDELYGTIKGNIGLNIVNRGGSFGQQIGAYNFEIDLRAKRSFQDRAALFLGFIDGYKTPTPEGAQYKFKISATNPMMPPSFGAAR
- a CDS encoding single-stranded DNA-binding protein, whose amino-acid sequence is MSGVNKVILVGRLGADPEVKAIGSGSTVARLNIATSESWVKDGQRQERTEWHRVTVWGKLAEICGKHLSKGRQVYVEGKLQTRQWEDQQGQKRYTTEIVASTVQFLGSAGAEAGSGRSSSSSGGGDDYNFQDFGPEPSFDSNDEIPF